Sequence from the Pan paniscus chromosome 4, NHGRI_mPanPan1-v2.0_pri, whole genome shotgun sequence genome:
CAGTGCTTGTAGTGGGAGCCACTTGTGGTACACCTGTTCCAGCCACAGCAAGGAGCCGGCGCCCATACTGGCACCTGGACCTGCCTGCCCCGccacagccaccatgcctggctgtgcacaCTGTACCCCGTGCTTGCTCACTCATGCACCCCTTGCTGCTCTGCACCTGGCTTGCCGTTGGCAGCCGTGGGATCTGGGCCAGTAGTGAAAACCAAGCACAGCCTGCTGGGTCAAGTGGGCAGAACAAGCCCAGTGGGCctgagcaaaacttgggcaaaggcaaCACttgccacagaggtttctggctggtgaagcgacaccctaaggatcctgtgataccgaggctgcacacagcagcagggccctgggcccacTCCACtaaaccatttttctctcctaggcctccaggcctgtgatggggcTCTCTTCATTAATGCACCCGTTTGGCCCTGCCAAACGGAGGGACTGCTGCCAAgatctctgacatgtcctggagacattttaccCATAGTCTTGGcgattaacatttgagtctttTTTACTTAAGCAAATTTATGCAGCTAGCTTGAATCCCTCcccagaaaataggtttttcctttctactccatggtaaggctgcaaattttccaaacttttacgtTCCGCTTCCCTTTTAAACGTAAGTTgcaatttcagatcatctctctcaagttcaaagcttcacaaatctctaggacaggggcaaaacactgccagtctctttgctaaagcataccAAGAGTCACCTtcactccagtttccaacaagttcctcatctccatctgagaccaccttggcCTGCACTTCTTTGTCCATACCACTAGCAggattttggtcaaaaccattcaacaagtctctaggaagttccaaactttcccacatcttcctgtcttcttctgagccctccaaactgttccaatctctgcctgttattcagttccaaagtcgcttccacattgttgggtatctttacagcagtgcccacTACCTTGGTACCTATtctctgtgttagtccattttcacagtgttataaagaaatacccaagagtggctaatttataaagaaaagagatttaattgactcacagttctgcatggctggagaggcctcaggaaacttacaaatatggcagaaagggaagcaagcacgttttacatggcagcaggcgagagaaagaacagagaatactgccttataaaaccatcagatattgggagaattcactatcacgaaaacagcatgggggaaaccacccccatgatccaatcacctcccaccaggtctctccctcaacacctggggattacaattcaagatgagatttgggtgtggacacaaagcctaaccataacAGAATATTAAAAGAATGTAGGGGACCCTTTAAAAAGGTGTATAAGCACCACTACAAATGCTCTCAATACTACAGgctttcattattttaagtgagaAGCATTTTAGACTCATCACAACTAAAAAAGTTTGATGACCTCATACCAGTTTCCCCATCATTTCTCtatgtagttttttccatgtatcCCAGACTTCATATCTATGAATGCTATAGTCAGCATCCCTGCAATTTTAAAGACAGCCCAACTTCAAAGTACTTACAACCTTGTACAATCATTTCAGCTACtagaaatacatagaaaattaaaattgactTAACTAAatgtaatgaaattttaaaatgtatgctaACCTATTCTCCCTAAAGTGACACCAAGCGCTTCAATAATCTCTGACAATTTAACTGCCATTAGAGCCAACTGGTTTTATCATTGTCAGTGGGTGTTTCGATGCAGTCTCTTGCTGCATCACTCAAATATGTGATGAAGAGCCATATCACCTACCAACTGTTCACAGATTTGGAAATAAGATAACTAAACCTCACAATTCACATCAAAGAATACAGAATATTCACATCCTATCTCATTTCACAAAGGGTTTGGCACCTAATTCAAAAGAAAATCTTGTCCGGGATATCCAAAATAGGTTCttacattccattttatgtataaatatggtcAGTTCAGGTTTACTTCTCACTGGGGGAGGATCTaaaatcatttccattttcttgtaCATAAAGCAGTGTCTTGAATCTGACTTTTTAATCACAATGGACATAAAGTATTTCTTACCCAAGAGAAAATTTAGTTCATCTGTCATTGAGGGAGAAACAAACTGATTAAGTGTGATGTGGCGGCTCCCTCAATTAAGCAGTTCCTCGAGAAACTTCGGAAGAATTGCACATTCGACACCTTTAAACAAAAACACTTGTAGGCTGACAGCTGCCGGGCCCCGGCCCGCCCCCCCGCGGGAAGGCGAAGCCGGGGAGGAGCCTCTGGCACAGGCGGCGGCAGCCGGCCGGGCCCGCGGGGGTCAAGACGCCTAGACAAAGGGCGGCCCCGCAAGCGCGAGGCACGCGCCCCAGCTTTCTGCCCGCACCCGACTCCCAAACGCTAATTAATTCTACAGCCTGAGCTCCATTAGAGAGACCCTCCATGATTCCCCGAGGTGCTCAGGTGGGCAACCATCGGATTTGCGCTCTTCTCTGGCCCAGGGGACCCCACGTCCGGCTCTCGGGGATAGAAAGGGGACGCCCCGGGTTGCGGAACCTAGCCCCGGGCGGGAGAAGGCGAAGAGGAAGCGGGATCCCCACACGCCTGCCTTTGCTCTCCCGGGAGGAGGCTCCCTCCGGGCTCCCGacggaggaaagagaaagagccgCGGTCGGCACACCGCCCTCGAGGTGGGGGCGGCGGTCCCCTCCGCACTCACCGGCGAGTCTGAGCCATCGCCGTCCATGGCTGCCTTCTGCCAGGTGTCATCAGCGGCACGTTCCACTCAAACACACCGGCTACCGAGCGCAGGGTCTGGTGGGCGGGTCCCTGCGGCGGCCGTGGAGCCTCGGTCCGAAGCTGGAAGATGAGCTGGTCAGCTGTACGTGGCCAGCGGACCGACGCGGGGAGAAGTAAGCCGGGGCAGGCAAAAGCACAGGCGCGGGAGAAGCGAGCTTTGCTCCCAGCGACTACCCCGGGAATCCCGCCCAGCTGCCGGCTGCAGCAGCGGCTCCTGCGGACTGCGGCTGGGAACGGCGCCGCGCAGAGACCTGGGCGGGGCACCGCGGGGCGTGGACAGGGCGTGGCCTGGTCGTTGCCCAGGCAACAGCGCCGGTCGCACAAAAGAGGCGGGGCCGCCTGGGGCTGGTAGGCTGGGTGTCTGAGTGGTAGGCTGAGCGGGACTCGGCTGGGCGTGGGTGTGGCACGCGGTTGGGACTCGGCGCCCTCCGCCGCCACCTTCCCCCTACGCAtcagcccctccctcccacccgGGTAGTCGCCCGTCCCCCTATGCCAGGCTGGGGGGCTCTGAGGAACGGAAGTGAGGGCAGCGGGGAGCGGTGGGCGGGTGCCGAGGGCGGCGCCGGGGCGGGGAGGCTCCGCTGCGGCAGAGCAGCCGGCTGcagccctggcccctggcccTGCGCTGCCATTCCGCCCTTCAGTTTGCTCTCACTGCGCTTTCTTCACTCGCGGTTCGAAGCCCCGCTTCCAGGCTCGGCATAGGACGGTGCGGGCGAGGGCGAGCCTAAGCCACCTTCCCTGAATGGCCGCGGCGAGCACGGCAGAGCTGCGCGAGGCGACCAGAGTGAGACCCCGCCCGCCCTCTCCGCCGTCCCCAGCCAGGCGCGGCCTAGGGTTCCCTGGCCCCGCCCGGCTCGTCCCAGTTCTCTTCTGGCTTCACTTGCTGGGTGAACTTAATAGTCCCTGACTGGGCACCGAGCAGTCATATCCCGCTTTCTGCTTCTATACCCCCAAGTCGCGATGTCACCGCACGTTCTTGCCCAGTGGCGCGGGGACCGCCTGCAGGGTGGAGATTCCTCTCCCGGATGCTGGCCAGGGACTGAAGTTAAAAGGCCGCGGCAAGGGAGCGACCCCCCGCCACCCGGGCCTACGCTTTCCTTCCTGAGGACCAGGACAGAGGGTCCTGAGCGGCTCCGGCACCCCCGCACCCCCGCGGGGAGTGCTGCTGAACGTTAAGGCGCGCGCCAGCTCAAGGACTGGCGGCGCACATTTCACCTGCCACGGCCCAAGTGGGTTTCTGGTGTTGTTTTCAGGACACACGGAGAACAAATTAATTTAGGATTattagatcacgccactgcctttCTGGCTAGCTAAACAATTCATTCCTATGTATTAGGCTTTAAGAACAGATGCCCTAAATTGCTGGATAAGTAGGGACTACAGAGCTGTAGCGAGACATCTCGTTTAGGTTTTAAAATGCTTCCCACTTTTATTTCCTGTTTGGGAGAAGTCTCTCGTTGTGGCAAGTTCCGTCGTCTTCCCACAGCCCTGTCTGCAGCGGTAGCCTCGTCTCCAATCCGGCATCTAAATAAGGAGTGTCGAATTAAAAACACTGAGGGACTATAGCAATTTTCTCTAATGGAATACcctccatttacagatgaggtgaACAGAGGACGAAAGCTTTGCCAGGTAATAATGCCTGGGCTGTTCTGATCCGGATTAATGCCCGTTGCGTGGCCGCAGGTGCTAGACTTGGGAAGGCTTCCTTCCCACAGGTTCTGAAAAGTGCTAATCAGGAGGAGACTAACAAATGCCTGCGTGAATTAGGtgcctatatatatacatatatttaaaggcTCAACCATTAGAAAGCATTATAAGTCTTTCTCATACTGGCCTTTGAGCTAAATAATTCCCCTTGGGCTGTAATTTCACATCCGCACACCTACTTTGATCCAAAACTTATTAGTTGACACAGTAAAAGTGATTAGAAGGCTCCATTAACAGGAATTAAAGATAAAATCTGTATAGACAATATTTTGGTGAAAATACATTGCTATGGCCTTCCATTTTGCAAATCAGACTTCACTGAGCTACAATTTTCTACCTGATCCACAAAATTCAAACATGATGTTAATACACTTGGCAAGTGTTAATACACTTGGCaaaactgtgtctccaaaaaaataaaaatacttatgcAGTGGGCACAACCTTACCATTATCACCCCAGCATAAGTTTTAGTTGTGTGAGCAACTATCTATTCATCCTTCTGAAACAGATCATTTGgtggtatttttgttttggtcCCATGAGATGTTTAAGACCTTATATTAGTCTAGATTTGAGGACTTTCTAAGTCTAATTCTTTCAGAGTATAAGTgtcttcttgttttaattttgtgtttgtaaaaatttttgaatatttttgtgcCTCAAATATGTTCAAAGTTTAATAATTCACCAAGTAATGGTATCATTGCCTATTTCTGTATCAAAAATACAAGATTTACAAAGCCTCTCTTATTTTGCTCAAACCTTTTTGTGATATCGTATGTTGGTACAGCTTATCTGAAGGGACATTTTACAAATcctatcaaaaattttaaatatttttaccttttgaCTAAGCAATTCCACATCTAAGAATGTTCCTACTGTAATACTTGCATGTGTGCACAAAAACATGTACAAAGAGCTTATTGAGACCTTATTTATAACTAAACATCATCCATAATATAcattcataccatggaatactatgcagcagttAAAATCAATGTACTGATGAGAAAggatttctaaaatataatgtgtgcggtggcccacacctgtaatcccagcgctttgggaggccgaggcaggtggatcacctgaggtcgggaattcgagaccagcctggccaacatggtgaaacccccccctttactaaaaatacaaaaattagcccagcgtggtggcacacgcctgtaatcccagctactcaggaggctgaggcaggagaatcacttgaaaccaggaggcagaggttgcagtgagccaagattgtgccactgcactccagccttggcgacagagcg
This genomic interval carries:
- the TRIM36 gene encoding E3 ubiquitin-protein ligase TRIM36 isoform X12; its protein translation is MSESGEMSEFGYIMELIAKGKMPDWRRGYRCRQGCGKTTELATTRDFSQTGNKSGKHFKT